TTCCGCTGTCATTGTTGCTAAAGCCTGAAAGCCATGGGGTCAAGAGACTACCAAAGCAGAGAAAGAAGAAACTGAGACAAAACAGGTAATGAACGCTCGTTTTGGTGGCTCTGATGTTCGTAACTATGAGAGCAGGCGAACGATTCTGCAACGCCTACACGTTGCCCAAGATATCAGTGTGGTGCTTCAAGACGTTCGCTTCTCACCAACCTCTCGTAGGACACATAGCCAGCCACAACAAGAACAAGAGCAATCAGTGTGGTGGACGCATGATTTGGCCAGCAAGTTCTTTAACCAACAAAAAATAAAGTGCATTTAACAGAGACATACAGATAAATACTAATCCTTCATCTTTTCCATTTAAAGTTCCATTCTATATCTTATCCATGATAGAGGATGCAAAGTTTCCACTAATCAGCATTTTCAGGAACATAATAAGGTTCCTGAAGAAGTATATATATGGATTATACGTTTGTTAATAAGGTTGACCTGAAATCCTAGAATTAAGTTGAATGGTGTAAGGTCATCTGAAACATTGGATATCCACCTCATTATTTCCTACATCTGAAAGCTCAAAGCATGAGTGCTACTCGATTAAGTCAAAGACTTTCAAACCATCCTGCTTCCTTCATCTGCAGACTGCTCGATCAATTTACATGCAATACAGTGATTTTTGCTTGGAAGAATGAAAGAGAGAGGAGTCGAGTGGTAGTCACGATCCTTGTTTCCCCTCCACCTCTATACTGCATCACATAACATTCACAAACAGGTGCAGTGCAGgacattgaatgaaaaagatgaagGTTCCACAGAGAGAATTaaagtctaaatgcaattttgttTGCAGTTAAAGAACTTGCATCCAAACTATCTCAATTCCAAATTCTCTATTCTTCAAAACCGGTGAGTGAAAGAACTTGCAGAGTCGTTTTCTTCTTAGAGATCAGGCACTTCATTGAGATCGAAGTCAAACATGCCACGGATTGCTCTCTTGTATCTTTCGGATGAGTTTGCCGGAGATGATGGAGCTCCGTTCTGTAACATCCGGTGGTTTGCTCCCTTGTCGCTCTCAGATGAGTGTGCTGAGGATGACAAAGCTTGATTCTGTAGTTCATTGAAGTGGCGTCTCATGTGGCCACCGAGAGCCTGCCCGGTCGAGAATGTCAGGTTGCAGATCGTGCATCGGTGTTCCGCTGTTGCCGCTTTGCTGACTGCATTGGGCGCAATATGGACACACCCGTTTTCAGCGGCGATGGGAGCTTCTTGGACATTGCTCTTGTTCTTGTTGTGGCTGGCTATGTGTCCCCCGAGTGCTTGGTGAGAAGCGAACGTCTTGAAGCAAATACTACACTGATATCTTCGACAACGTGTAGGCGTGCCAGAATCGTTCGCTTGCTCTTTGATCTTCCTCTTCTTACTACCACTGTTGTAGCTTGATATCACTTCATTCCCGTAGCTCCGATCAGCTAAGACATCAGTGCCACCAAAACGAGTGTTCATAAACTGTTTTGTCTCAGGTGCTTCTTTCTCGACGGTGGGAGTCTCTTGACCCCATGGCTTTCCATCAGCCAGAAGCAACAAGGCTTTAGCAACAACGACAACGGAATCTTCATCGACGGCGGCCCCTTTCCCACCCTTTTTCGGGGTCGACCACTTCGTCACAGGTGGCCCTCTTGCGACCGAAGAATACGCGTTCGATTGTGACTTCTTCCTTGCGCCGGGAGGCGGAATAGCTCCTCTGTAATCCCTCTCCGGGTGGCACCTCAAGTGGCCAAACAGTGATTTATCTGATGGGAAGGTCTTGCCGCACTCCGGACATGTTGGAACCTTCGGCCCCTTGTTTGGATGCTTGCGATTGGAGCTGCCGGAACCCTCGTCGAAGGTTTTATCGTCACGGAGATGTGATTCGTCGTCGGAGTCTTCATCGCCGGGAAGCTCCCCATCGCCACTACTCACGGATTGGTGACCTCTCACACCACCACTAGCATATGCTGTCTCTGTATCCCCTGAATCCGGAGACACCACCTCCTGATCCACCGCAGCTCTGCCATCTCCGAACCGCGGTCCTTTCGACGGCAGCTTCTCGTCGTGTTGGTCTTCTACTCGCACTGCAGAGCCCTCAGTCCTGTAATGGCTTCCGCCCTCCATGAGATGAGCTTCCATTCCTGACCAACAGATCAGAGAGGCATCAGAAGTCGGGATGACGGCAAGAATCTGTCTCTTCTCTGTCAAAAGGTCACACAAGAAACGAAAGATCAAGAAACAACCAACAGCAAAACTTCGGTTATCAAGAAACTGAAACCCCAGCTTCACAAAGACCTACTTGTGTTCCTCACCGAGAGGAGCATAAAGAACAGCAACCCCAGCTGGCCATGGCTCAATCTCCagctgaagagagagagagagagagggaaaaagAAGCAACCTTTATCGCAGATCCTATCGATCCTAACCGCATGCAAAGAAGCCATGGGCAAGAAAACAAAGTGGCGAGCTCGGGGAAGAAGAGACGCAACAACGACGTTCGAGCAAATCGGGATTCTTGGATCAAGAGAAGCAGAGACTAACCGGAAGGAAACGCCCGACTTTTTGGAAGCTTCCACAGCTGGCAGCTGCCGGTGCTTCACCTAGCTCGCTGGAGTTAGGATGCAAAGAAGGAAAGCAGagctggagacagtgggagaacaagggaggaggaggagaggagaagggATCGGGAGAGGGGAATGATGGAAGAGATGGAAAGCTGCTGCCCTCCCAACAATAAATCTGTTCCGGCGCCAATCGCTGGAGTGGTTTCCATGCCGTGCGTTCTTCTACTGGTGACAGTGAAACTGACTCTAGCGGAGGAATCGGGGccgtcggatggtcgtcggag
This DNA window, taken from Musa acuminata AAA Group cultivar baxijiao chromosome BXJ3-7, Cavendish_Baxijiao_AAA, whole genome shotgun sequence, encodes the following:
- the LOC135642933 gene encoding zinc finger protein ZAT9-like, whose translation is MEAHLMEGGSHYRTEGSAVRVEDQHDEKLPSKGPRFGDGRAAVDQEVVSPDSGDTETAYASGGVRGHQSVSSGDGELPGDEDSDDESHLRDDKTFDEGSGSSNRKHPNKGPKVPTCPECGKTFPSDKSLFGHLRCHPERDYRGAIPPPGARKKSQSNAYSSVARGPPVTKWSTPKKGGKGAAVDEDSVVVVAKALLLLADGKPWGQETPTVEKEAPETKQFMNTRFGGTDVLADRSYGNEVISSYNSGSKKRKIKEQANDSGTPTRCRRYQCSICFKTFASHQALGGHIASHNKNKSNVQEAPIAAENGCVHIAPNAVSKAATAEHRCTICNLTFSTGQALGGHMRRHFNELQNQALSSSAHSSESDKGANHRMLQNGAPSSPANSSERYKRAIRGMFDFDLNEVPDL